Below is a window of Halolamina sp. CBA1230 DNA.
CTCTCCCGCTGTTGTTCCTCGTCGGCCCGATCGTCCAGTTCTACGTGCAGGTCGCCGCGTTCTACATGTTCGGCGCCGCCTTCGGCAAGGTCGCCGACACCGATAACGCCGTTAATACCGATTACGGGAACTTAACGGCGTAAGAAGCTGCCTCGTTCGTTTTCTCTCGGCAGTGAGAACTCTCAGGTGAATCCTCTTTAGAGATGCTGTATTGACCTGTGATTGCTCGATAATCGAATATTTAAAAGTATATAAAGTAGCAATATTCTTAAATGTATTCTCAAACTTTATGTTCCGACTGGTATACCTTCGCTTGACATGAGTTCTGACGGAAAAGTTCCTGAATTCACTCGCCAAGAGCTCCGAGAAGCCGATACTTTCGTTGAAGGCGATTACAGCGGAGTCAATCCTCGTGGTTTCTATCGGAAACTGAAACGACGCCTCGAAGAGGTGCAGACGGATTTCGGATTCAAATACCACATTCAGGGTCACCAAGACACTGATCTCACTATCGACAAGGAAAGTGTTGGACAGAAGACAGGGACGATCACTGGAAGGCTGAAAGCGTACTCCGACTGGGAACCCCTCGGATTCAGTACGTTGACGTATCGTCCCTACGCTGGATACGGGATTATCAGCATCCTCCTCGGTGTGATATTCCTGCTTCAGATCTCGAACAGCCTCCCGATCGGATTCCTGGGGCTCGTTCTTATCGGTGCAGGGATCTACGGATACATGCAGACCAAGCGAGGAGAATTCCCGATCACGGAACGAAGTGAGATCCGTGTCCTCCTCAGCGGGGAGGTCAGCGAACGGAAAGTCACTGACGACGGTGTCGAGAAGACGAACATGCACAGCGAGATGTCCGTCGTTTTCGCCGGTGAAACGTTCGTGCGGGTGGATACTGCACAGCTACGGGATCTGCACTGGGCACTACGACGGGAACTCGTCGAGGAAGTCAAACGGTGGAACAACGACATCGCTCAGGACCCGAATAACCGAGTCGAGGTGTCAAGCGGTCTTATTTGGCATCTCCGTGGCGTTGTCGACCGGAGTCTGAAAGACCACCGGGACGAGATTGACAGGATTCAGGGACGCTGGTGGAACGCCGGGTTCGAGGAGCGAATCGCATTCAACGAGAAGGTGAAAGAGCAGCTCACCCAGGAGAACCGCGAGAAAGTGGAGACCCACGAGGAAAACGTCATCCTCGAACTGGAAGATCTCGCCGAGGATCTGGACATCTTCATCGAGCGGGAAGGATACGACGAGGTAGAGAACATTCAGCGGGACCAGGAACGGAACCCGGAACTCGAATCGGGCGATCGGTAGCGAGCGGCTGCCCTGTTTTCTGAAAAGCAGTCTCCCACCGTGTCGAGCACCGTTCAGCGAAGTACGACATCAACGGTGTTGAAAACGTTCCTGTGGTTCTCCGCCCACTTTCTCACTTCGCTTCGACGACCACCGTCTCCGCGGCCAGATCACCGACGCGCTGCCCGCGATCGGTGACGACGATCAGCACCGCGCCGAGGAGAAAGAACGCCGGCAACGCGTCGACGACCCGGAGCACGTTCCGGACCAGCGCGTCGCCGTAGCCGATCGGCTCGCCGTCCTCGGTCACGACCACGAGTCCCACTGCACGCTTGCCGAGCGTCTGGCCGTACGCACCCTCCGTGTAGACGAAGTACGCCAGCCCGACGACAGTGGTGACTGACTGGAGTACGAGAACGGCAACCTCGACCGCGAGCGGGCTCGTCGGATCCGCGACGAGCACGAACGCGAGTGCAGTGGCCAGCCCGGCAACGACGCCGAACGTCACACCGACCAGCAGGAGGTCGAGGAGCAACGCGCCGACGCGCTGGCCGAACGTCTTCCCCTCGGTGCCGAGGCGGGGGGCGGGCCGATCCATGGGGCGAGATGGTGGCCCGGTTCCTTCACCGTTGTGCCAGAAACCGCCGGCAACCGCACTCACTCAGCCCGGGCTTTCGAGAGGTTCTCGACCGGTCCGCCACACTCCGGACAGACGCTGATCCTGTCGGAACTGGTGTGGTGGCCGAGGCAGTCCGAACACTCGTACAGTTTCTCGCCGCTACTGTGCTCGATCCACGAGTCGTCCATTGTTGCGTGTTACCAATGGTCACTATCTATCTTCAATCCTTCGGTGGTATGCGAACAGTTGGACAGTCGTGCAGTCGGGACAGTCGACGGCGACCGCCCGGCACTGCCGACCCGTTAGAGTGAAACCGCCGCCGGGCGAAGTAGCCCCCAATGAGCGCAGATCAGGAGCAACGAACCATCCGCTGTCTCGTCGCCAAAGTCGGGCTGGACGGCCACGACCGTGGCGCCCACGTGATCGCGCGGGCGTTCCGCGACGCCGGCTTCGAGGTGATCTACTCCGGGCTCCACCGCGCGCCCGAGGAGATCGTCCAGGCGGCGGTCCAGGAGGACGTCGACGTGCTCGGGATCTCGATCCTCTCGGGCGCGCACAACACGCTGGTCCCCAAGGTGATCGAGGGGCTGAAGGAGTACGACGCGTTCGACGACACGCTCGTGCTCGTCGGGGGGATCATCCCCGACGAGGACAAGGAGGAGCTGCTGGAGATGGGCGTCGCCGAGGTGTTCGGCCCCGGCACGCCGATGGAGGAGACCGTCGAGTTCGTCGAGGCGCACGCGCCCGAGCGATGAACGCGGCCGTCGAGACCGAGCTGGTCGACGAGCTCCTCGCGGGCAAACACCGCGCGCTGGCCCGCGTCATTTCCAAAGTCGAGAACCGCGCGCCGGGGTACCGCGATATCGTCTCACAGCTGCACGAGCACACCGGCCACGCCGACGTGATCGGCGTCACCGGCTCCCCCGGCGCGGGGAAGTCGACGCTTGTGGACAAGCTCGCGAAGCAGTACCGCGACCGCGGGGAGACCGTCGGCGTGATCGCGGTCGACCCCTCGTCGCCGTACACCGGCGGTGCCGTGCTCGGCGACCGCATCCGGATGGCGAGCAACGTCGGCGACATGGACGTGTTCTTCCGGTCGATGTCCGCCCGCGGCACGCTCGGCGGGCTCTCGACGGCCACCTCCGACGCGATCAAGGCGCTCGACGCGTTCGGCAAGGACCGCATCATCGTCGAGACGGTCGGCGCCGGCCAGAACGAGGTCGACATCGTCCGCACCGCCGACACCGTCGTGGTACTCGTCCAGCCCGGCTCGGGCGACGACGTACAGATGCTCAAAGCCGGCATCCTCGAGATCGGCGATATCTTCGTGGTCAACAAGGCCGACATGGACGGCGCGAGCCAGACCGTGGCCGACCTGGAGGAGATGCTCCACATGGAGCGCGACCCGACGGCGAAGCTCGACACGGGCGGGTTCGAGAAGCCGGACCACCCGGACGAGGAGTCGATGGCCGGCGACGGGACCGAGTCCGCCGACGAGGAGGAGATCTGGGAGCCGATGGTGCTCGAGACGGTCGCGAAGTCGGGCGAGGGCGTCGACGAACTGCTCGAGACGCTCGACGACCACTCGGCGTGGCTCGACGAGACGGGCCGCCGGGAGACGAAGGCGAAGCAGCGCTACGCCGCCGAGATCCGACAGCTGCTCCGGGCCGACGCGGCGGACCTGATCGACAGCGAACTGGATCGTCGTGGGGGAGTGGAGGCGATGGCCGAGCGCGTGTTGGATCGGGAAAGCGACCCGTACACGGTGGCGGACGAGGTGCTCGGTCCGATCGAGGAGTGTGTCGACGAGCAGCGGGAGTAGGTCGTTTTTCGTGTTTTCGAGGTGAGTGACGGTTGTTCGATGAGGGGTGTTCGACAGTGATCGCGAGGACATCTCGTTCGTTGGCTACTGGGACAGCAACCGCAACAGCATCTCGACGCATGACCACTTGTGACCGCAGTGTGTCGGGCACGAGGCCCGACACAGCGCCGAGTCCCCACCCCTCCCCACTCGGGCGCGACCATCGCGCCCGCGAGGCGTCCACCGGCACTGCACCGCGGTCGCTGTCGGCGCGAAGCGCACGCGGCCTCGTGGCGCGTGTCGGAGTGGGACCGAAGGTCCCACAGGCCGTACGGGCGACGCACGGGTCGCCCGTA
It encodes the following:
- a CDS encoding RDD family protein, which translates into the protein MDRPAPRLGTEGKTFGQRVGALLLDLLLVGVTFGVVAGLATALAFVLVADPTSPLAVEVAVLVLQSVTTVVGLAYFVYTEGAYGQTLGKRAVGLVVVTEDGEPIGYGDALVRNVLRVVDALPAFFLLGAVLIVVTDRGQRVGDLAAETVVVEAK
- a CDS encoding rubrerythrin-like domain-containing protein — protein: MDDSWIEHSSGEKLYECSDCLGHHTSSDRISVCPECGGPVENLSKARAE
- the meaB gene encoding methylmalonyl Co-A mutase-associated GTPase MeaB — encoded protein: MNAAVETELVDELLAGKHRALARVISKVENRAPGYRDIVSQLHEHTGHADVIGVTGSPGAGKSTLVDKLAKQYRDRGETVGVIAVDPSSPYTGGAVLGDRIRMASNVGDMDVFFRSMSARGTLGGLSTATSDAIKALDAFGKDRIIVETVGAGQNEVDIVRTADTVVVLVQPGSGDDVQMLKAGILEIGDIFVVNKADMDGASQTVADLEEMLHMERDPTAKLDTGGFEKPDHPDEESMAGDGTESADEEEIWEPMVLETVAKSGEGVDELLETLDDHSAWLDETGRRETKAKQRYAAEIRQLLRADAADLIDSELDRRGGVEAMAERVLDRESDPYTVADEVLGPIEECVDEQRE
- a CDS encoding DUF3188 domain-containing protein, with protein sequence MSSDGKVPEFTRQELREADTFVEGDYSGVNPRGFYRKLKRRLEEVQTDFGFKYHIQGHQDTDLTIDKESVGQKTGTITGRLKAYSDWEPLGFSTLTYRPYAGYGIISILLGVIFLLQISNSLPIGFLGLVLIGAGIYGYMQTKRGEFPITERSEIRVLLSGEVSERKVTDDGVEKTNMHSEMSVVFAGETFVRVDTAQLRDLHWALRRELVEEVKRWNNDIAQDPNNRVEVSSGLIWHLRGVVDRSLKDHRDEIDRIQGRWWNAGFEERIAFNEKVKEQLTQENREKVETHEENVILELEDLAEDLDIFIEREGYDEVENIQRDQERNPELESGDR
- a CDS encoding cobalamin B12-binding domain-containing protein — translated: MSADQEQRTIRCLVAKVGLDGHDRGAHVIARAFRDAGFEVIYSGLHRAPEEIVQAAVQEDVDVLGISILSGAHNTLVPKVIEGLKEYDAFDDTLVLVGGIIPDEDKEELLEMGVAEVFGPGTPMEETVEFVEAHAPER